A DNA window from Myxocyprinus asiaticus isolate MX2 ecotype Aquarium Trade chromosome 45, UBuf_Myxa_2, whole genome shotgun sequence contains the following coding sequences:
- the LOC127435392 gene encoding golgin subfamily B member 1-like: MFSRLTQGVTSVLQELSGEERSDGDSQQDSLVPQPQPVAEASLEGPGPSEEVLERLAQTEQLVVQLKELIREKDIQLASTERHLKEEKEQAEVKFTKLKLQAKAKMAALNKQISELKGQEVLNSSQNSENSFVMTPGLVEELQQLKEKLSQAESSNKILQQQLWEAEQRVREEDNAEQVRVLQAVVKEKDIRFQEQILKHEQELLSLTQASNDSDLQQALHTSQQRVEELEESLRSRSEVLEMLQQELNSADQQKQILTAQFRQMELELAEAQRLREEERQQWTMQTEELLALRTRLDASDNDQTLNALNSELLKKTTELEEMRAKLEAEERAKVESLEKLRESETSFKTDLANMQACLEARLETSESERNQTINALNSELLKKTTELEEMRSKLEAEERAKVESLEKLRESETSFKTDLANMQAYLEARLETSESERNQTINVLSSELQKKTTELDEMRAKLEAEEREKNEGLEKLKEREAELVNMRACLEARLESSESEREQTIGALNSELLKKTTELNEMRAKLEAEEREKNEGLEKLKEREAELVNMRACLEARLETSESEREQTITAINAELLKKMTELEELRETLVAEERERLETVQERQTSFETELAKLQTCLEVAEKQKEEMTKKLEVEVARHVEELHHLQEKLDEVEREREEGSKSERDQLAQMQNELESLRERLGAPKEEQEAGLQAKDALEKLWRGIHSLMSVEEEEVEISIPTDPAQILEVLPTLEARLGNLTAEQQESKMRMSQITLTLQSLQGQLDKSTAEGEEAGARIQELEQQLHTLQVSGESLGDHVTDLSMRDLHLVHQDGSGDASASKTDRTLFLETQLAYRERELSDLREKLSLTTDQTLKMPDVESADIVSTVLIGGLDDNPTALSEVLEDTSEEELTLVAVDTSVLLVSADNESSTELLAPQPESPGESKGTSSDEMVTSSDSEVAHSSWTLLEAVNQDGPQEWPLQVNDFASLRLSTQSWEETCEGQVTSTSCIVDIDSPSLVIHETVQVRLGQQEGSLLNTDSGTSQAFAQILAEEIQKRYSELLGELQRLRESSIQSQEKVNQLEEELKSLTIYKQEAESRENIYDRELMEAKALIHQEKLDAQSVAQQFENLQEEVLYKDEKMQALQVDLDEAQRRLVEQEGQARMLAAQLEDRELTSSELEQKLVDMEGRLLQISQEADMTKASLVDRTAELEVLQKCLSQKDQEMMELNDSMTAKLLQAGEEKFAISSEVKKLKEQMSELKRSWDDQQKSKEDKTEESEELVALRKENEDMVAQMDALKKDGEQVKRKLQAALIQRKELMKKVAEFKKEAESREEKERDDNEGFTLQFKDDIKEKEQEIQRLEALLQATRDVLNSKEETLAHLEQKINNQEQALYESHAEIQHLTEQYVKMNEQQMLQADEEKKKLFSQIASMESDIQTLQKKLQEAADANEHAVMRAQEKDCHHLEQMKQQKEEYSVLLERFQAEEGEKAGLLNRIKEMEGLIKSMNDGDKVVSVNVEGNVGSASQNLEKTETNDWAQDDWVDFASAETETHQQHKSGEHLPQMRVHEEMINALQEEIKAEQAAHVDLEVRLQESQASQSHADSKFQELCKELEALREKDRQIDALTEEMEALREKCQRAEAHPETLKAEVDEAWKAAQRSILDAESRIRALQSEVEEFKQFLKNKNDEIIDLSQQLSEQSSLLLKMQETVLEKDQHIAFLQEGLKAEQDKIQKLEAEMPQREEEEKGNSAKLEQLQRKLQAALVSRKEALKKNQALKEEQTAAEKVKLELQQKLEFVELELNKSREEREKLIEEVDRTLLENQSLSASCESLKLAMEGVLNEKDACKHQAESAKEEAKQMCRQLEEKVQNVKEEYETLLKSYENVSDEAERVRRVLEAARQERQGLAAKAQAHEAARQEAERLAEEAKKEVDVVKEKMRKFAKVKHQKIMELEEENERLREQEEKKGTRNAKTELKQELEKVKEEFETLKANYNIAMDEKNSLEQTAEELRKRLAKEIDIKDCASSTKTVTEVSVITQQRSPDLIENQQYLGNSSSPETNLQLQSEESIAAVLHHEVTDVQANIEINSEAEKRLRELETSLETAERMIRELEAALEDQKESRNKQESMLKSELASLKQQIQESLEREEIQKEASSKKETQLQELRTSLEAERDDLEERLMNQLAQLNGSIAGYQQEAADSRDRLTDMQRELEKLERERAELEAEVASERDRAARMEEDMRQAQRERAEAEAEAGKQRELEQKLKSAQRFKEGSQNRTRQLEELLREKQLEVRQLQKDCIEYQERISELGKEVKSLQLVRDEVQGELEAARLEVTKIMQERSSVESELSKCKAKLDMALEEAKQAQADKLNTEQKAQQREVDLKADAERTLDEVRYRLGAELKQMELRLEKAYRGREREEEATMEARSVAETADRHAREMKARLDESLARLAAFSRSMSSLQDDRDRVLDEAKQWESRFHSELKEKEADVREAETRAKELVEQLQREMSQKEELQSLLERMQKAEENLRLQLAEVEKKYSESLTALEKEREDLQQKQAPLEINLAQTHSQLTSLEKEAVGLRHHAKALEEALDKLQSESNEARAAIKEREAEERRLCLRLEQLETDLGSSKNLTDILQAALDEKEKRELVLLGEKEQAVTQAVEEARKDADGRADMAEKELEERREELRGLEERLRKAEENAFQSRAQLQSFTKAMGSLQDDRDRVLSQYKQLEERHLQVMMEKDNLIQEAAGENNGLKEELRALLSQRDDLNAENAKLAAQLHGYRNDLNQVLAMKDSQHKQILAAQVERISVLERENEEIKIHIQALETDVAQGKISPLEMENLSQASDGSVRFDNHDAPGAEVEKLREQLEAARKRITTLEETLELERETQAAHSKELKELRWECGVLRTEAETAEERVAELARDLLVMEQQLLAEREAAAQLRAQNQSFGQAMASLQDTRDQAVNEAKELRLRLDEINNTSHSPSPPSGSKGEVWSLKNALSALQNDRERMLEQLQMQRSELDRLGSGELARLTQALEEERRRAGEREKIMAELRDKDAQMERDKQELEMLRLERMDWQGQAELLKQQTLTTLSDRDQQVRQLTAMLEDARASKLRHEYTQRQGNLAVDAAPGGPLEHNEGYKAECIELQRRLDEETEQRLGVEEQLIAAQDRLKRYAQGEWQTDSDATMSETAVLIEPPEGAIIRTRSGGPGLIRMLRVAFCSRQRTPLLVSLYLLTVHVLLLLCMGGYL; the protein is encoded by the exons TTGCAGAAGCATCCCTGGAGGGCCCAGGGCCCTCAGAAGAAGTCCTGGAGAGACTGGCCCAGACAGAGCAGTTGGTGGTTCAACTGAAGGAGTTGATTCGAGAGAAGGACATCCAGCTCGCCAGCACTGAGAGACATCTTAAG GAGGAAAAAGAACAGGCAGAGGTCAAGTTTACAAAGCTTAAACTGCAGGCCAAAGCCAAGATGGCTGCCCTAAACAAACAGATCTCTGAGCTGAAAGGACAAGAAGTGTTGAACAGCAGTCAG AATTCAGAGAACTCCTTCGTGATGACTCCAGGATTGGTGGAGGAACTCCAGCAGCTCAAAGAGAAGCTTAGCCAGGCAGAGTCTTCCAACAAGATCCTTCAGCAGCAGCTCTGGGAAGCCGAACAGCGTGTTAGAGAAGAGGATAATGCAGAGCAG GTGCGAGTCTTGCAGGCTGTGGTGAAGGAAAAAGACATACGATTCCAGGAACAAATTCTCAAACATGAACAGGAACTTCTCAGTCTCACACAGGCCTCAAATGACAGTGACTTACAGCAG GCTCTACATACATCCCAACAACGTGTAGAAGAGCTGGAGGAATCCCTGCGCTCTCGTTCAGAGGTCTTAGAAATGTTACAACAGGAGCTCAACAGTGCAGACCAGCAGAAACAG ATTCTGACTGCTCAGTTCAGGCAGATGGAACTGGAGTTAGCAGAAGCCCAAAGACTGAGAGAAGAGGAAAGGCAACAGTGGACCATGCAAACTGAGGAATTGCTGGCTCTTAGAACCAGACTGGATGCATCAGATAATGACCAGACCCTCAATGCTCTCAATTCTGAATTACTGAAAAAGACCACAGAGCTTGAGGAAATGAGAGCTAAGCTTGAAGCTGAAGAAAGAGCAAAAGTTGAAAGCCTGGAGAAATTAAGAGAGAGCGAAACTAGCTTTAAAACAGACCTGGCCAACATGCAAGCATGTTTGGAAGCCAGACTGGAGACATCGGAGAGTGAAAGAAACCAGACCATCAATGCTCTCAATTCTGAATTACTGAAAAAGACCACAGAGCTTGAGGAAATGAGATCTAAGCTTGAAGCTGAAGAAAGAGCAAAAGTTGAAAGCCTGGAGAAATTAAGAGAGAGCGAAACTAGCTTTAAAACAGACCTGGCCAACATGCAAGCGTATTTGGAAGCCAGACTGGAGACATCGGAGAGTGAAAGAAACCAGACCATCAATGTTCTCAGCTCTGAATTACAAAAAAAGACCACGGAGCTGGATGAAATGAGAGCTAAACTTGAAGCTGAAGAAAGAGAGAAGAATGAAGGGCTGGAGAAattaaaagagagagaggcagagctgGTCAACATGCGAGCATGTTTGGAAGCCAGACTGGAGTCatctgagagtgagagagagcagaCCATTGGTGCTCTCAACTCTGAATTACTGAAAAAGACAACAGAGCTGAATGAAATGAGAGCTAAACTTGAAGCTGAAGAAAGAGAGAAGAACGAAGGGCTGGAGAAattaaaagagagagaggcagagctgGTCAACATGCGAGCATGTTTGGAAGCCAGACTGGAGACatctgagagtgagagagagcagaCCATTACTGCCATCAATGCAGAACTACTAAAAAAGATGACAGAACTAGAAGAATTAAGGGAAACACTTGTAGCTGAGGAAAGAGAAAGGCTGGAGACAGTACAAGAGAGACAAACAAGCTTTGAGACAGAGCTGGCCAAATTGCAAACATGTTTGGAAGTTGCAGAGAAACAGAAAGAGGAGATGACAAAGAAACTAGAAGTGGAAGTTGCAAGGCACGTGGAAGAGCTTCATCATCTCCAGGAGAAGCTTGAtgaagtggagagagagagggaggaaggaTCTAAGAGTGAACGAGATCAGTTAGCACAGATGCAAAATGAGCTTGAGTCCTTAAGAGAGAGACTGGGTGCCCCCAAAGAGGAACAAGAAGCAGGACTCCAAGCAAAGGATGCACTGGAGAAACTGTGGAGAGGGATTCATTCTTTGATGAGTGTTGAGGAAGAAGAGGTGGAAATATCTATCCCTACTGACCCTGCACAGATCTTAGAGGTGTTACCCACCTTGGAAGCCCGACTGGGCAACCTTACAGCCGAACAGCAGGAGAGTAAAATGCGAATGTCTCAGATCACTCTAACTCTTCAGTCTTTGCAAG GTCAACTAGATAAAAGCACAGCCGAAGGAGAGGAAGCAGGTGCTAGGATACAGGAACTGGAACAACAACTTCACACACTACAG GTTTCTGGTGAGTCATTAGGTGATCATGTGACTGACCTGTCTATGAGGGATTTGCACTTGGTACACCAGG ATGGCAGTGGAGATGCATCTGCATCAAAGACAGATCGGACTCTGTTTCTGGAGACGCAGCTTGCATACAGAGAAAGGGAGCTTTCTGATCTCAGAGAAAAACTGTCGCTCACCACAGACCAAACTCTGAAAATGCCAGATGTGGAAAGTGCAGACATTGTAAGCACAGTACTCATTGGTGGGTTGGACGACAACCCTACAGCTCTATCTGAGGTTCTCGAGGACACATCAGAGGAAGAGTTGACACTTGTGGCAGTGGACACCTCTGTTCTGTTAGTTTCTGCTGACAATGAGAGTAGCACTGAGCTTTTAGCACCACAGCCTGAGTCCCCTGGAGAATCAAAAGGTACTTCCTCAGATGAAATGGTGACTAGCAGTGATTCAGAGGTAGCACATAGCAGCTGGACTCTTTTGGAAGCTGTAAACCAAGACGGGCCTCAAGAGTGGCCTCTCCAAGTTAACGATTTTGCCTCATTACGCTTATCCACTCAGTCTTGGGAGGAGACCTGTGAAGGGCAGGTTACATCAACCAGCTGTATAGTTGACATTGATTCACCATCTTTAGTTATCCATGAAACTGTACAGGTGCGTCTTGGCCAGCAGGAGGGAAGTctgctaaatactgattcaggcactAGTCAGGCTTTTGCACAGATCTTAGCAGAAGAGATTCAGAAAAGATACAGTGAACTTTTGGGAGAGCTTCAGCGGCTGAGAGAATCATCCATACAATCCCAGGAGAAAGTCAACCAGCTGGAGGAGGAATTGAAGTCACTAACAATTTATAAACAAGAGGCTGAGTCAAGGGAAAACATCTATGATAGAGAGCTGATGGAAGCTAAGGCATTGATCCATCAAGAAAAATTAGATGCACAAAGTGTTGCTCAGCAGTTTGAGAACTTACAAGAAGAGGTTCTCTACAAAGATGAGAAGATGCAAGCCTTACAGGTAGACCTAGATGAAGCCCAGCGAAGACTTGTAGAACAAGAAGGACAAGCTAGAATGCTGGCTGCTCAACTGGAGGACAGAGAGCTCACCTCCTCTGAACTGGAACAGAAGCTCGTAGATATGGAGGGAAGGTTACTGCAGATCTCTCAGGAGGCTGACATGACCAAAGCTTCTCTCGTTGACAGGACTGCAGAGCTGGAAGTCCTACAAAAGTGTCTTTCACAAAAAGACCAGGAAATGATGGAGCTTAATGATAGCATGACTGCCAAACTACTCCAGGCTGGAGAGGAAAAGTTTGCAATATCCAGTGAAGTCAAAAAGCTAAAAGAGCAAATGTCTGAACTTAAGAGGTCCTGGGATGACCAGCAGAAAAGCAAAGAGgataaaacagaagaaagtgaGGAGCTTGTTGCTTTACGAAAGGAGAATGAAGACATGGTTGCTCAGATGGATGCTTTGAAGAAAGATGGAGAGCAGGTCAAGAGAAAGCTGCAGGCAGCTCTGATACAGCGGAAGGAATTGATGAAAAAAGTTGCTGAGTTTAAGAAGGAGGCTGAGAGCAGGGAAGAAAAGGAAAGAGATGATAATGAGGGATTTACTCTTCAGTTCAAAGATGACATTAAGGAAAAAGAGCAGGAAATACAAAGGCTTGAGGCATTGTTGCAAGCGACTAGGGATGTCTTGAATTCAAAAGAGGAGACCTTGGCGCATTTGGAACAAAAAATCAACAACCAAGAGCAAGCATTGTATGAGTCACATGCAGAAATACAGCATCTGACAGAGCAGTATGTTAAAATGAATGAACAACAAATGTTGCAGGCAGATgaggaaaaaaagaaacttttttcACAGATAGCATCCATGGAATCCGATATTCAAACTTTGCAGAAAAAGCTTCAGGAGGCCGCAGATGCTAATGAACATGCTGTTATGAGAGCTCAAGAGAAAGATTGCCATCATCTTGAGCAAATGAAACAGCAGAAAGAGGAGTACAGTGTCCTTCTTGAGCGCTTCCAAGCTGAAGAGGGAGAGAAAGCTGGGTTGTTGAATCGCATTAAGGAAATGGAGGGTCTGATAAAATCAATGAATGATGGAGATAAAGTGGTAAGTGTGAATGTAGAGGGAAATGTTGGGTCTGCCTCACAGAATCTCGAAAAAACAGAGACAAATGATTGGGCTCAAGATGATTGGGTGGATTTTGCTTCAGCTGAGACTGAGACACATCAACAGCACAAATCTGGTGAGCATCTTCCACAGATGAGAGTTCATGAAGAAATGATAAATGCCCTTCAGGAGGAGATTAAAGCTGAGCAAGCTGCCCATGTGGACTTAGAGGTGCGGCTACAAGAAAGCCAGGCCTCCCAGTCACATGCAGATAGCAAGTTCCAAGAGCTTTGCAAGGAACTTGAAGCTTTGAGAGAAAAGGATAGGCAGATTGATGCTCTCACTGAGGAGATGGAGGCTCTTAGAGAGAAGTGTCAGAGAGCTGAAGCTCATCCAGAAACACTGAAAGCAGAGGTAGATGAGGCTTGGAAAGCAGCTCAAAGAAGCATCTTGGATGCTGAGTCCCGCATCAGAGCTCTTCAGTCAGAAGTGGAGGAATTTAAACAGTTTCTGAAAAACAAGAATGATGAGATTATTGATCTAAGTCAACAGCTAAGTGAACAAAGTTCTCTTCTTCTTAAAATGCAGGAAACTGTTTTGGAGAAAGATCAGCATATTGCTTTCTTACAAGAAGGACTTAAAGCTGAGCAAGATAAGATTCAAAAACTCGAAGCAGAAATGCCACAACGAGAGGAAGAAGAGAAGGGTAACAGTGCCAAACTAGAGCAGCTTCAGCGCAAACTGCAGGCCGCTCTTGTGTCACGCAAGGAGGCTCTCAAAAAGAACCAGGCCCTCAAGGAAGAACAGACTGCTGCTGAGAAGGTCAAATTAGAGCTACAACAGAAGCTTGAATTTGTGGAACTGGAGTTAAACAAATCAAGAGAAGAAAGGGAGAAGTTAATTGAGGAGGTGGATCGAACTTTATTGGAAAACCAGAGTCTGAGTGCCTCCTGTGAGAGTCTTAAGCTTGCAATGGAGGGTGTTTTGAATGAGAAGGATGCTTGCAAACATCAGGCTGAGAGTGCCAAAGAGGAAGCCAAACAAATGTGCAGGCAGCTGGAAGAAAAAGTACAAAACGTGAAAGAGGAGTATGAGACCCTGCTCAAGTCATATGAGAATGTGAGTGATGAGGCTGAACGAGTGAGAAGAGTGCTTGAAGCTGCTCGACAGGAGAGGCAAGGGTTAGCAGCTAAGGCACAAGCTCATGAGGCAGCCAGACAGGAGGCAGAGAGATTGGCAGAGGAAGCTAAGAAGGAGGTAGATGTTGTGAAAGAGAAAATGAGGAAGTTTGCCAAGGTCAAGCATCAGAAAATTATGGAACTAGAGGAGGAAAATGAAAGGCTTAGGGAGCAAGAGGAGAAGAAAGGGACCAGAAATGCCAAAACTGAGTTGAAACAAGAGCTGGAGAAAGTCAAAGAAGAGTTTGAGACCTTAAAGGCAAATTATAATATTGCTATGGATGAGAAAAACTCTTTGGAACAGACGGCTGAGGAGTTGAGGAAGCGTTTGGCTAAAGAAATTGACATAAAAGACTGTGCAAGCTCCACAAAGACTGTTACAGAGGTTAGTGTCATCACACAGCAGAGAAGTCCTGATTTAATTGAAAACCAACAGTACCTGGGCAATAGTAGTTCCCCAGAAACTAATCTACAACTGCAGTCAGAGGAATCCATTGCTGCTGTACTTCATCATGAAGTCACGGATGTGCAAGCAAATATTGAAATTAATTCTGAAGCAGAGAAAAGGCTCAGGGAACTGGAGACCTCTCTGGAAACAGCAGAGAGGATGATAAGGGAACTTGAAGCTGCTCTTGAGGATCAGAAGGAATCCAGAAACAAGCAAGAATCCATGCTTAAATCAGAACTGGCTTCTCTCAAGCAGCAAATTCAGGAGTCTTTAGAAAGAGAGGAGATCCAGAAAGAAGCGAGCTCCAAGAAAGAAACCCAACTTCAGGAACTTCGCACCAGTCTAGAGGCTGAAAGGGATGACTTGGAGGAACGGTTGATGAACCAATTGGCCCAGCTCAATGGCAGCATTGCAGGCTACCAGCAAGAAGCAGCCGACAGTCGTGATCGCCTCACAGACATGCAGCGGGAACTGGAGAAATTGGAACGAGAGCGAGCTGAACTGGAGGCTGAGGTGGCAAGCGAGAGGGACCGGGCAGCCAGGATGGAAGAGGACATGAGGCAGGCCCAACGAGAGAGAGCAGAGGCAGAGGCTGAGGCAGGCAAACAGAGAGAGTTGGAGCAAAAGTTGAAATCGGCACAGAGGTTTAAAGAAGGAAGTCAAAACAGAACACGTCAACTCGAGGAACTGCTAAGAGAGAAGCAGCTGGAAGTCCGTCAGCTGCAGAAAGACTGCATTGAGTACCAGGAAAGAATCAGCGAACTGGGTAAAGAAGTAAAGTCATTGCAGTTGGTTAGAGATGAGGTGCAGGGTGAACTTGAGGCAGCACGCTTGGAAGTCACAAAGATTATGCAAGAGAGATCAAGTGTTGAATCAGAGCTTTCAAAATGTAAAGCGAAACTGGACATGGCCCTGGAGGAGGCAAAGCAGGCCCAGGCAGACAAACTCAACACTGAACAAAAGGCACAACAACGAGAGGTTGATTTGAAAGCAGATGCAGAGCGTACTCTGGATGAAGTCAGGTATCGGCTTGGAGCAGAGCTTAAGCAGATGGAACTGAGACTAGAAAAAGCCTATAGGGGACGGGAGAGGGAGGAAGAGGCAACTATGGAGGCAAGGAGTGTTGCTGAGACTGCAGACAGGCATGCCCGGGAAATGAAGGCCCGTCTAGATGAATCACTGGCTCGGTTGGCTGCCTTCTCACGCTCCATGTCCTCCCTGCAGGACGATCGTGATCGTGTGCTGGATGAAGCAAAACAATGGGAGAGTCGCTTTCATAGTGAACTGAAGGAAAAGGAGGCTGATGTTCGGGAGGCTGAGACACGTGCTAAAGAACTTGTTGAACAACTGCAGAGAGAGATGTCCCAAAAAGAGGAACTGCAGAGTTTATTGGaaag GATGCAGAAAGCAGAAGAGAACCTACGTCTACAGCTTGCTGAGGTAGAAAAGAAATATAGTGAAAGCCTTACAGCtcttgagaaagaaagagaggaccTGCAACAAAAGCAAGCTCCATTAGAGATCAACCTGGCCCAAACTCACTCCCAGCTGACCTCCCTGGAGAAAGAAGCAGTGGGACTCCGCCACCACGCTAAAGCTCTAGAAGAAGCATTGGACAAGCTTCAGAGCGAGTCTAATGAAGCACGTGCAGCAATCAAGGAAAGAGAGGCAGAGGAAAGGAGACTATGCTTGAGACTGGAGCAACTGGAGACAGACCTGGGCTCTTCAAAGAACCTTACCGATATACTTCAGGCAGCATTGGATGAGAAGGAGAAAAGGGAATTAGTGCTTCTTGGTGAGAAAGAGCAAGCTGTGACACAG GCTGTAGAGGAGGCGAGGAAAGATGCAGATGGAAGGGCAGACATGGCAGAGAAAGAGctggaggagaggagagaggagtTGCGTGGTTTAGAGGAGAGGCTTCGTAAAGCTGAGGAGAATGCCTTCCAGAGCAGAGCTCAATTGCAGTCCTTTACCAAGGCTATGGGTTCCCTGCAGGATGATAGAGACAGGGTGCTCAGCCAATACAAACAGCTAGAGGAACGACACCTCCAG GTTATGATGGAGAAGGATAACCTTATCCAGGAGGCTGCAGGTGAGAATAACGGGCTGAAGGAGGAGCTTCGAGCCCTATTGTCACAGCGGGATGACCTCAATGCTGAGAATGCCAAGCTGGCTGCCCAGCTTCATGGCTACAGAAATGACCTAAACCAGGTTCTTGCCATGAAGGACTCCCAACACAAGCAGATTCTTGCTGCCCAAGTAGAGCGCATCAGTGTTCTTGAAAGAGAGAATGAAGAAATCAAGATCCATATTCAGGCTCTGGAAACAGATGTTGCACAAGGAAAGATTTCTCCACTGGAGATGGAGAACTTGAGCCAGGCCAGTGATGGAAGTGTTAGGTTCGATAATCATGATGCACCAGGGGCCGAAGTGGAGAAGCTGAGAGAGCAACTCGAGGCTGCTAGGAAGCGCATCACCACCTTGGAGGAGACCTTGGAACTAGAGAGAGAAACCCAGGCAGCTCACAGCAAAGAGCTGAAGGAGCTGCGTTGGGAGTGTGGTGTTCTGCGAACTGAGGCTGAAACAGCAGAAGAGAGGGTGGCGGAGCTGGCACGAGACCTGTTGGTGATGGAGCAGCAGCTTCTAGCGGAGAGGGAGGCAGCAGCACAGCTTCGAGCTCAGAACCAGTCCTTCGGTCAAGCCATGGCCTCTTTGCAGGACACGAGAGATCAGGCTGTCAATGAGGCCAAGGAACTGCGGCTACGTTTAGATGAAATTAACAATACAAGCCATTCACCATCTCCCCCGAGTGGCTCTAAAGGAGAAGTGTGGAGTCTCAAAAATGCTTTATCAGCACTGCAGAATGATAGGGAGAGAATG CTGGAACAGCTACAGATGCAAAGGTCTGAATTGGACCGGCTCGGATCAGGTGAACTGGCCCGGCTCACTCAGgctctggaggaagagaggagaagggcaggggagagagagaagatcATGGCAGAGCTAAGGGACAAAGATGCCCAGATGGAGAGAGATAAGCAAGAACTAGAGATGCTCAG GCTAGAGAGGATGGACTGGCAGGGTCAGGCCGAGCTCCTGAAGCAGCAGACCCTGACCACCCTCTCAGACCGGGACCAACAGGTGCGCCAGCTTACTGCCATGCTGGAGGACGCACGGGCATCAAAACTACGGCACGAGTACACACAAAGACAG GGAAATCTTGCAGTAGATGCTGCCCCTGGTGGTCCTCTTGAGCACAATGAGGGCTATAAAGCTGAGTGCATTGAACTCCAGAGAAG